In Primulina eburnea isolate SZY01 chromosome 5, ASM2296580v1, whole genome shotgun sequence, a single window of DNA contains:
- the LOC140832929 gene encoding uncharacterized protein, whose amino-acid sequence MAMNLIARVRQRIFSPFLASVSVESSWHSRHFSQAAMKEDEEEEVEIDQRRLPADYDASNFDPTEHRSPPTERVWKLVDEISGLTLVETAEMSSIMMRKLGMREMPVIGVMKAGAGGGVAAKTATASKEEKKPEKTAFELKMDSYEAASKLKVIKEIRSFTDLALKEAKDLVEKTPVVIKKGVSKEEAEKIIEKMKAVGANVVME is encoded by the coding sequence ATGGCAATGAATCTGATTGCAAGGGTTAGGCAACGTATCTTCTCTCCTTTTCTTGCATCAGTTTCAGTTGAATCAAGTTGGCATAGCAGACACTTTTCTCAGGCTGCAATGAAGGAGGATGAGGAGGAGGAAGTGGAGATAGACCAAAGAAGACTTCCGGCGGATTATGACGCTTCAAATTTTGATCCAACAGAGCATCGCAGTCCCCCAACAGAGAGAGTATGGAAGCTCGTTGATGAAATATCTGGACTCACTCTGGTTGAAACTGCTGAGATGTCTTCTATTATGATGAGGAAGTTGGGTATGAGGGAGATGCCAGTGATTGGTGTCATGAAAGCAGGTGCCGGTGGAGGTGTGGCAGCGAAGACGGCAACAGCGTCTAAGGAAGAAAAGAAGCCCGAAAAGACAGCTTTTGAGCTGAAGATGGACTCATACGAAGCAGCTTCGAAGCTCAAGGTAATTAAGGAGATTCGGAGTTTTACTGACTTGGCATTAAAGGAAGCGAAGGACTTAGTGGAAAAGACTCCTGTGGTGATTAAAAAAGGGGTATCCAAGGAGGAAGCGGAGAAAATCATCGAGAAGATGAAAGCGGTTGGGGCTAATGTTGTTATGGAATGA